The nucleotide window TGGTCTCAGCGTTGTTGAATGCGGTTTGCAAATCGCCACGCTCACCCATTTTTTCGGCGGTTTTTTCAACGTTACTCACCAGATCTTGGCGGTATTGTTCGGTGTTATAGACTTTATTAGGGCCCAGTTCCCATTCAATATCCAGTTGTTTAACCGCTTGTTGAGCGGTCCATGAATTATCAGCTACAACGGCGACACCACCGACAGAGCTGTACGGGTGTTGAATAGGTGTTATCTCGACAACATCGACAACCCCTTTAACCGCCATGGCTTTGCTTTTATCTAATCGTTTGAGTTTGCCGCCCAATACGGGGCAGTGAACGATAGCCGCATATTTTAAACCTGCAACCTTAGTATCAGCGCCGTAAGTGCGTTGACCGGTCACTACCATGTCTAAGTCGTGGCGTTGTAAGTCACTGCCAATATAACGGTACTGATCTTTACTTTTTAAGGTTGGCTCTTGCGGTACTTCAATATTTTGCGCTACGTCGACTAAATCGCCATAGGCAAGTGTTTTACCATTGTCTTTGTTAACGATAAAGTGGTTATCGGCTTCAACATTGGCGACATCGGTTGACCAAACTTTCGCAGCAGCAAGCATTAACATTTCTTTTGCTGCGGCACCGGCTTTACGCATCGGTTCATACATCACTCGAATACTGGCAGACCCACCGGTGGCCTGAGGGCCGTATTTATCCTGGTCTCCGTCGGCTTGCTTGACGGTTACGCGTGACCAATCTGCCTCCATTTCATCGGCAACGGCTGACGGTAATGCAGTAGAAATACCTTGTCCCATTTCACAACGACCACAGTAAATGGTTAAGTCACCATTACTATGTAAATGAATGAATGCGTTTGGGTTAAAGGTGTCTGTTTTGCTGTCAGCGAATGCCAATGCCGGCACATTTACGCCAATTAATAAACCGCCACCGGCGACACTTGATAGTTTTAAAAAACTACGTCGACTGATGCCTGAATTGCTATCTTTTGTCGGTGTTGTTGACGCTTGTTGCGATTGGTAGAACTGCTCGAGCTCTTTTTTAATATGAGGATGCATTATGACACCTCCTTGGCAAGATCGTCTGCGGCTTGGCGAATCGCTTTTTTGATGCGCTGATAGGTACCACAACGACAGATGTTGCCTTGCATGGCATTGACTATGTCATCATCACTTGGTGTAGGGTTGGCTTTTAACAAGCTTGCCGCATTCATGATTTGACCCGCTTGGCAGTAGCCGCATTGCGGTACTTTATTATCAACCCAGGCTTTTTGTAAGGCATGATCGCCGTTTGCCGACAACCCTTCAATGGTGGTTATCTGTTTGCCTTCAAGGCTGCCTACAGGCGTAATACAAGAGCGTGTTGCATTGCCGTCAACATGAACGGTACAGGCGCCGCACAAACCGCTACCGCAACCAAACTTGGTACCAGTAAACTCTAAACGGTCACGTAGAAACCACAATAGTGGCATGTTTTCATCGACATCAATGGCAATTTTTTCGCCGTTGATTGTTATGGATTTGGCCATAAGTATCCCATCACAATGATTGTTGTTAACAAATAATATACATGATGGGCGTTAAAACGCACTTAAAATTGACAGTAAGCGATTGGCAGGTATCAAAAAACTGTAAGAAAATATAACCAAATGTCAGGCTAGCTCGTTTACCTGGTTAAGTTATACGGCTATGGATAGACAAATAGCCGCCAAGACTATAAGCAACGCTTAGGTTTAGGTAACCCAGCGATTTTAGTTGCTTGCTTGGCCGCGCCTTTAGGGAATAAACGATGCAGATAACGACTGTTGGCTTTTTCCTCGCCGAACTCGTCTTTCATCGCTTTGATAAGCGCACGAATAGCAGGGGAGGTTTTATAGGTTAAATAGAAGTTGCGCACAAACCGCACCACATCCCAATGATCGTCTGTGAGCTCGATGTTATCGAACTTGGCAAGCTCTGGCGCTAATTCTTCAGACCACAGGGTAAAATCGAGCAAGTAACCTTCTTTGTCGGTTTCAAAGGTTTGATTATTAAACTCTATTGCCATGTGATCACTTTGTCTGCTTTTTCAGACTGCTCAACCAAGTCTTTAAGCTCGGCCATGACGATGGCTTGCTCTTCGCTGCGCACACCACGAGCGGCAAGGTGATCTTGTACCGCGAACACTTTAAATTCATGAAGTCGTCTGATGAGTTTTGGGTGCGCTACGTTATACACACCATCGTCCATTAGAAACAAGGTGTCTTTTGCGCTTAATAAACTCAAACATAAGTTCAATTTATTGTCATTAAATGCGCTGTTGCGCACGATATGTAATACAGCCATAAATCTATTTAGAAAGTAAGGACGACGTCAGCAGCTGCAATTAGCTGCGATATTTTTTGTTGCGATATAACCGAGACATCGGCAAAGGCAAAATTATCCGATAAGCTACGTTCGGCAAGGCAAGGCTCGCTTACATAGATATCTTCTATATCGTAGAAGTGTACCGCTTTAAACGATGCAATGAAATCTTTTGCGTGAATTAATTCGGGATTTTGTGCCGCTTGGGTCTGATATACGCCATCACCGATAAAACAAAGGCTCACGGGCAGATCATAGCTGGCTAAAATCAGTGCCGCATCTAATGACTCACGGGCATGCAATTGATCGAAACTGGCGCTGGTATTGATGATCAGATAGCGCTTTTTGGCATGGCTCATAATTGCACGACCTTATCGGCTTTTGCCGTTAATACCGCCAACTCGCCTAATCCTGAAATGGTAAATTCGGCAACAATGTTATGGTAGAAGTCCTCATCGTTACTGTCGGTTAAGCCACGGCGTTCGGCAGCAGAGATACATAAGTGCAACGGCGTTGCGGTTTGCTGGTTAAACAGTTGCCATTCTTTGGTTAGGTTTGTTTCATCACTCGGCGTTTGCACAAAGGTATTGGCGTTCAACACACCATCTTGATAAAAGAATATGCCATTGACTTGATGACCCATGGTCAACAAGGTTCGGGCAAAATTCAGAGCGCTCACGGTTTTATTATCCGTGGGGCCGGTACTGACAACCAAAGCAAATGTACTCAATGCAACCTCTAACACATAAAAACTGACAAATAAAAAAGGCTCCGAGATACGGAGCCTTTA belongs to Thalassotalea sp. HSM 43 and includes:
- a CDS encoding (2Fe-2S)-binding protein, whose product is MAKSITINGEKIAIDVDENMPLLWFLRDRLEFTGTKFGCGSGLCGACTVHVDGNATRSCITPVGSLEGKQITTIEGLSANGDHALQKAWVDNKVPQCGYCQAGQIMNAASLLKANPTPSDDDIVNAMQGNICRCGTYQRIKKAIRQAADDLAKEVS
- a CDS encoding TusE/DsrC/DsvC family sulfur relay protein is translated as MAIEFNNQTFETDKEGYLLDFTLWSEELAPELAKFDNIELTDDHWDVVRFVRNFYLTYKTSPAIRALIKAMKDEFGEEKANSRYLHRLFPKGAAKQATKIAGLPKPKRCL
- the tusB gene encoding sulfurtransferase complex subunit TusB yields the protein MAVLHIVRNSAFNDNKLNLCLSLLSAKDTLFLMDDGVYNVAHPKLIRRLHEFKVFAVQDHLAARGVRSEEQAIVMAELKDLVEQSEKADKVITWQ
- the tusC gene encoding sulfurtransferase complex subunit TusC, producing MSHAKKRYLIINTSASFDQLHARESLDAALILASYDLPVSLCFIGDGVYQTQAAQNPELIHAKDFIASFKAVHFYDIEDIYVSEPCLAERSLSDNFAFADVSVISQQKISQLIAAADVVLTF
- the tusD gene encoding sulfurtransferase complex subunit TusD; this encodes MSTFALVVSTGPTDNKTVSALNFARTLLTMGHQVNGIFFYQDGVLNANTFVQTPSDETNLTKEWQLFNQQTATPLHLCISAAERRGLTDSNDEDFYHNIVAEFTISGLGELAVLTAKADKVVQL